The following are encoded together in the Capsulimonas corticalis genome:
- a CDS encoding beta-propeller domain-containing protein, whose amino-acid sequence MNTKSIAQWAAFSMIGFSTMSGIAAQARGRHAAAAPATPCMAALDKFTAPDVPAMGSDEEAAPFGNPAAVAPPDLPGKGLAQHPMLYVGENCNTMFLVKDGKPIWTYATGKGPEYDDVWMLSNGNILFTRMKYVAEITPAKKVIWRYDFKTPGGLDHTEVHTCQPIGLDKVMFVVNGLPPKLMVVNIKTGAVEVNHEIPGFEAGDPSGIHGQFRRARVTAQGTYLVSFLTRNQVVEYDKDFKEIWTYKINSPWAALRLKNGNTLITDEKDALTREVDPKGATVWEFSCSADLPAQYQFTSAPQSCTRLANGNTIFTSRGKGGQGPQLIEVTPDKKVVWVLQDWKDIGDATAVQVLDDPGVPENPGESLH is encoded by the coding sequence ATGAATACTAAATCCATCGCACAATGGGCTGCATTTTCGATGATCGGCTTTTCTACAATGAGCGGCATTGCGGCGCAGGCGCGTGGCCGCCATGCGGCTGCCGCTCCCGCGACGCCGTGTATGGCGGCGCTGGACAAATTCACTGCCCCCGATGTGCCGGCGATGGGGTCGGACGAAGAGGCCGCCCCCTTCGGGAACCCGGCCGCCGTCGCGCCGCCGGACTTGCCCGGCAAGGGCCTGGCGCAGCATCCAATGCTCTATGTCGGCGAGAACTGCAACACGATGTTCCTCGTTAAGGACGGCAAGCCGATCTGGACATACGCCACCGGCAAAGGGCCGGAGTACGACGATGTCTGGATGCTTTCCAACGGCAACATTCTCTTCACCCGTATGAAATACGTCGCCGAAATCACTCCCGCCAAGAAGGTGATCTGGCGCTATGACTTCAAGACCCCCGGTGGCCTCGATCATACCGAGGTCCATACCTGCCAGCCCATTGGGCTGGACAAGGTCATGTTCGTGGTGAACGGCCTGCCGCCCAAACTGATGGTCGTCAACATCAAGACGGGGGCTGTTGAGGTCAACCACGAAATCCCCGGTTTCGAGGCGGGGGATCCCAGCGGTATCCACGGACAGTTCCGCCGCGCCCGTGTGACCGCTCAGGGAACTTACCTCGTCTCCTTTCTGACTAGAAATCAAGTCGTGGAATACGACAAAGACTTCAAGGAGATCTGGACCTACAAGATCAACTCGCCGTGGGCCGCGCTTCGTCTCAAGAACGGCAATACTTTGATCACGGATGAGAAGGACGCCCTGACGCGCGAAGTCGACCCCAAAGGCGCCACGGTTTGGGAGTTCAGTTGCAGCGCCGATCTGCCGGCGCAATACCAATTCACCTCCGCGCCGCAGAGCTGCACTCGGCTGGCGAACGGAAACACGATCTTTACATCACGCGGCAAAGGCGGACAAGGCCCGCAGCTCATCGAGGTGACGCCCGATAAGAAGGTGGTCTGGGTTCTTCAGGACTGGAAAGACATTGGCGATGCGACCGCCGTGCAGGTCCTGGACGATCCGGGCGTCCCCGAGAATCCCGGCGAATCCCTGCATTGA
- a CDS encoding PQQ-binding-like beta-propeller repeat protein: MLPLLGVLLAAFPALTNRLASAQTADVLKSHNDCANTGQNLQEKLLTPALLRAGRFGLLFRIPVDAGVGPNIPHNLSGAQIYAQPLYLAGTPLPDGRRRNVLFVATEHDSVYAFDADSGETLWKRTDFVDGQTRQPFFGNSDLQPEIGVTGTPVIDPATGTLYVVVLTMENGGLTPSDYHQRLYALDCATGANKFAPGFPVEITATSTGTEGRPDTGPITFRPDLENQRCGLVLNAGKVYIAWASHQDKGPYHGWVIACDARTGAVRAALNDSPSVAQFGAGIWQSGGSPSIDTAGNVYVSTGNGVFDAPTGNWGECFLKLNGETLNVKDYFCPFNHVGLDRGDADLGTSGMLLLPDDVGSAKHRHLMFSGGKVGMLSLVDRDALGGFDAAANKVVQEIEVPADGDGNTSKQWYGLYSVPAYFHGAVYYLRTGEYLKRVPIANGRLEESQTVSNTSLRFGFPGATPSVSADGADNGVVWVTESYYPTGLNMRDHADPGRMRLHAYDAATLEELYSSGDTAPTIDGVVYRNFMKFNPPTITNGRVYVATAGSILVYGVKSPALGIDVTADVKIKRGKIKVDKATGRMTQTVTLTNVGAATLPSPVSLALDSLSAGVRLTLESGSGNGATSASGQAGVFYHNFPALAPKQSVSAVLTFLPFPPRGPKTATVDYTPRVLAGGEAR, encoded by the coding sequence ATGTTACCGCTTCTGGGCGTCCTTCTCGCGGCGTTCCCGGCTTTGACCAATCGCCTGGCGTCGGCACAGACCGCCGATGTCTTGAAGTCGCACAACGATTGCGCCAACACCGGTCAGAATCTACAGGAGAAATTGCTGACTCCGGCCCTTCTGCGCGCCGGCCGGTTTGGCCTGCTGTTTCGCATTCCCGTGGACGCAGGCGTCGGACCAAATATCCCCCATAACCTCAGCGGCGCGCAAATCTACGCACAGCCTTTGTATCTGGCCGGGACGCCGCTGCCGGATGGGCGCCGGCGTAATGTCCTTTTTGTCGCCACCGAGCATGACAGCGTCTACGCTTTCGACGCCGACTCCGGGGAGACGCTTTGGAAGCGAACGGATTTTGTGGATGGGCAGACGCGCCAGCCTTTCTTTGGCAACTCCGACTTGCAGCCGGAGATTGGCGTCACCGGCACGCCCGTAATCGACCCGGCGACCGGGACGCTTTATGTCGTGGTCTTGACGATGGAAAACGGCGGCTTAACGCCGTCCGATTATCACCAGCGTCTGTATGCGCTCGACTGCGCGACCGGCGCGAATAAGTTCGCGCCCGGCTTTCCCGTGGAGATCACGGCGACATCCACAGGGACGGAAGGGCGGCCGGACACCGGTCCGATCACATTTCGTCCGGACCTGGAGAATCAGCGCTGCGGCCTGGTTTTGAACGCCGGCAAGGTCTATATCGCGTGGGCCTCCCATCAGGATAAGGGGCCGTATCATGGCTGGGTGATCGCCTGCGACGCCAGGACCGGCGCTGTCCGTGCGGCGCTCAACGATTCGCCGAGCGTGGCCCAGTTCGGCGCGGGCATTTGGCAGAGCGGCGGTTCACCGTCCATCGACACCGCCGGGAACGTCTATGTCAGCACCGGCAACGGCGTCTTCGACGCTCCGACGGGGAACTGGGGCGAGTGCTTCCTGAAATTGAACGGCGAAACGCTCAACGTCAAAGACTACTTTTGCCCGTTCAACCATGTGGGCCTGGACCGGGGAGACGCCGATTTGGGCACGAGCGGAATGCTGCTGCTGCCCGACGATGTCGGGAGCGCCAAGCATCGTCATCTGATGTTCTCCGGCGGCAAGGTGGGGATGCTCTCCCTCGTGGACCGTGATGCGCTCGGCGGATTCGACGCCGCCGCGAACAAAGTCGTGCAGGAGATCGAAGTGCCCGCCGACGGCGATGGGAACACCAGCAAGCAATGGTACGGCCTGTACAGCGTCCCCGCATACTTCCATGGGGCGGTCTACTATCTGCGAACCGGCGAGTATCTCAAGCGCGTCCCAATTGCGAATGGGCGTCTGGAAGAATCGCAGACCGTTTCCAACACGTCATTACGCTTCGGATTCCCGGGAGCCACCCCCAGCGTTTCGGCCGACGGCGCCGACAATGGCGTCGTCTGGGTGACCGAGTCCTACTATCCGACCGGCCTAAACATGAGGGACCATGCGGACCCGGGACGGATGCGTCTGCACGCTTATGACGCCGCGACGCTGGAGGAGCTTTACAGCAGCGGCGACACCGCCCCGACCATTGACGGCGTCGTTTACCGAAATTTTATGAAGTTCAACCCGCCGACTATCACCAACGGGCGCGTCTATGTGGCGACGGCGGGCAGCATTCTCGTTTACGGCGTGAAATCCCCGGCCCTGGGAATAGATGTCACGGCGGACGTCAAAATCAAGCGCGGCAAGATAAAAGTGGACAAAGCCACCGGGCGCATGACCCAGACCGTCACGCTCACCAATGTCGGCGCGGCGACTCTCCCCAGTCCCGTTTCGCTGGCGCTGGACAGTCTGAGCGCGGGAGTGAGGCTAACACTGGAAAGTGGGAGCGGCAACGGCGCGACCAGCGCTTCCGGGCAGGCTGGCGTGTTCTACCACAATTTCCCCGCGCTGGCGCCAAAACAAAGCGTCAGCGCCGTGCTGACGTTCCTGCCGTTCCCACCGCGCGGACCAAAAACGGCCACGGTGGATTATACTCCGCGCGTTCTCGCCGGAGGGGAAGCGCGTTAG
- a CDS encoding GntR family transcriptional regulator, which translates to MTFHLSGLPNEAGQASRRQVSERVAAVLSDRIRSGVYVAGEPLPTERTLAADLGVHRRSVRIAIEHLVRDGLVTHRPKCRPTVGSAPLETSDEKARDEKRSAPAEQVSRRTPPRISASNLVALIMWHGGGPLEHAGTAQQRIFWGMNQALMQLGRHAVFLDIGGKHIGSDEENAAREAEHLRYIRDQGFGGALFYPYAYRHNHDLAREVSRSVPLVLLDRNMPGVDVDFMGLENHGAMVTVVEYLLARGHRRIAFMTRFEPIQTVQNRTQGYVDAVRGAGDPEVTEMILNIPPYKGERSWTLFDALFRLPKDQRPTAAVCVSDYLAVAVAERLEHLGLSIPGDVALTGVDDIVPALPNGVGLTTLAQPYEEIGIQAVDLLMRRIRDRRATIVSVGLPADLIVRESAEIDLNRSQAANG; encoded by the coding sequence ATGACATTCCATCTCTCAGGGCTCCCGAATGAAGCCGGTCAGGCTTCGCGGCGGCAGGTGTCGGAGCGCGTCGCCGCCGTGCTCTCCGACCGGATCCGGTCGGGGGTCTATGTCGCAGGAGAACCGCTGCCCACGGAGCGGACGTTGGCCGCAGATCTGGGAGTCCACCGGCGATCAGTGCGGATCGCTATCGAACATCTGGTTCGCGACGGTCTCGTCACCCATCGGCCCAAATGTCGTCCGACCGTCGGCTCCGCGCCACTGGAGACGAGCGACGAGAAGGCGAGGGATGAGAAGCGGAGCGCGCCAGCGGAGCAAGTCAGCCGCAGAACGCCTCCTCGGATCTCGGCGTCTAACCTCGTCGCCCTGATCATGTGGCATGGCGGCGGGCCGCTGGAGCACGCCGGCACCGCGCAGCAGCGGATCTTCTGGGGCATGAACCAGGCATTGATGCAGCTTGGGCGCCATGCGGTGTTTCTCGACATCGGAGGGAAGCACATCGGATCGGATGAGGAGAACGCGGCGCGCGAGGCCGAACACCTGCGCTATATTCGGGACCAGGGGTTCGGCGGGGCGCTGTTTTATCCATATGCGTATCGTCACAACCACGATTTGGCGCGCGAAGTCAGCCGCAGCGTCCCGCTCGTCCTGCTCGACCGGAATATGCCCGGGGTCGATGTCGACTTCATGGGACTGGAGAATCACGGCGCCATGGTCACAGTGGTCGAATACCTGCTGGCGCGGGGACATCGCCGGATCGCCTTCATGACGCGCTTCGAGCCGATCCAGACGGTCCAGAACCGCACGCAGGGGTACGTGGATGCGGTGCGCGGCGCCGGCGATCCGGAGGTGACGGAGATGATCCTGAATATCCCGCCTTACAAAGGCGAGCGCTCCTGGACACTCTTCGACGCCCTCTTTCGCCTGCCGAAAGACCAGCGCCCGACAGCGGCGGTCTGCGTCAGCGACTATCTGGCGGTGGCCGTGGCGGAGCGATTGGAGCATCTCGGGCTTTCGATTCCGGGAGATGTGGCGCTCACGGGAGTCGACGATATCGTCCCGGCCCTCCCCAACGGCGTCGGCCTGACGACGCTGGCGCAGCCATACGAGGAGATCGGAATCCAGGCCGTAGATTTGCTGATGCGCCGTATCCGGGACCGGCGCGCCACCATCGTATCTGTTGGCCTCCCGGCGGATCTGATCGTTCGAGAGAGCGCCGAGATTGATCTCAATCGCTCCCAAGCCGCCAATGGATGA
- a CDS encoding endo-1,4-beta-xylanase → MGVAAIAMIFGSSPEAPAQSGFPDSLRKYSDNHHVPFRIGTAVTLQGGPSLYPVNGYLPGLLSGSERDRVYQALIARQFNQVEPGNEFKMMSLWTGGAARVNGRYVAKTNLSDPSGPLMSLCRWAESQPGRLTVRGHCMVYNPSYTLPTFPKDQPPLFVEDKGDTRTLSSSYQPRDLRDMLQSYVEQVVDATMAQNAQSRMQYGYKVVAAWDVTNEVVSDDDAGAEYPGAGFAYRSGDPWYRNGPRAEGAGGYDYIGDIYRWAFQRMKKNIGTTLQGRKITSADSFLLYYNDYNLEWSAPKMARVLNLIRRIRHSGGNVDGLGFQAHTEAGKLNASQFATNIKAAIQEGLRFSITENDITITPPATDASQPSIAQQEQAQGREYGATMGLCLKYRKSCDAYQIWGATDDGSWLQNKEATPFTRWISDTRIGATHNMFGYWPKMGQYAPQTLFNPKTNDLDPHSGHNVSDAYAQLLTALKAP, encoded by the coding sequence ATGGGCGTCGCCGCTATCGCGATGATATTTGGATCGTCGCCCGAGGCGCCGGCGCAATCGGGCTTTCCGGATAGCCTGCGTAAGTACTCAGACAACCATCATGTTCCCTTTCGGATCGGGACCGCCGTCACGCTGCAGGGCGGCCCGTCTTTGTACCCCGTCAACGGATATCTGCCCGGACTGCTGAGCGGCTCCGAGCGAGATCGCGTCTATCAAGCGCTAATCGCGCGCCAGTTCAATCAGGTCGAACCGGGAAACGAGTTCAAGATGATGAGCCTCTGGACCGGCGGCGCGGCGCGCGTCAATGGCCGGTATGTCGCCAAAACCAATCTCAGCGATCCTTCCGGCCCCCTGATGTCCCTCTGCCGCTGGGCCGAGTCTCAGCCGGGCCGGCTCACGGTGCGCGGCCATTGCATGGTGTATAACCCGTCGTATACGCTTCCCACCTTTCCCAAGGATCAGCCTCCGCTCTTTGTCGAAGACAAAGGCGATACTCGGACCCTGAGTTCTTCCTATCAGCCGCGCGATTTACGCGACATGCTCCAATCCTATGTCGAGCAAGTCGTGGACGCAACGATGGCGCAGAACGCGCAGTCGCGCATGCAATATGGCTACAAGGTTGTGGCGGCGTGGGACGTGACCAATGAAGTCGTCAGCGATGACGACGCCGGCGCGGAATATCCCGGCGCCGGATTCGCTTACCGCTCCGGCGATCCCTGGTATCGCAACGGACCGCGCGCGGAAGGCGCGGGCGGCTATGACTACATCGGCGATATCTATCGCTGGGCGTTCCAGCGAATGAAGAAGAACATCGGGACAACTCTTCAGGGCCGAAAGATTACCTCCGCCGATTCGTTCCTGTTATATTACAACGATTACAATCTGGAGTGGAGCGCGCCCAAAATGGCGCGCGTGCTGAACTTGATCCGCCGCATCCGCCACAGCGGCGGAAATGTCGATGGGCTGGGCTTCCAGGCGCACACCGAGGCGGGCAAGCTCAACGCGTCCCAGTTTGCGACAAACATCAAAGCAGCGATCCAGGAAGGCTTGCGGTTCAGCATTACGGAGAACGACATCACCATCACGCCGCCAGCCACGGATGCGTCTCAGCCTTCCATCGCCCAGCAGGAACAGGCCCAGGGACGTGAATACGGCGCGACTATGGGACTTTGCCTCAAATATCGAAAATCCTGCGATGCTTATCAGATCTGGGGCGCAACGGATGATGGTTCGTGGCTGCAAAACAAGGAAGCCACGCCCTTTACCCGCTGGATCTCCGACACTCGCATCGGCGCAACTCATAACATGTTCGGATATTGGCCCAAGATGGGGCAGTACGCGCCGCAAACGCTATTCAACCCTAAAACCAACGATTTGGATCCGCATTCAGGGCACAATGTCAGCGACGCCTACGCTCAACTCTTAACCGCGCTCAAAGCTCCATAA